Proteins encoded by one window of Spirochaeta isovalerica:
- a CDS encoding alpha/beta hydrolase family protein, with protein MIGKLKQEDFLQNRVLTNLKTDENGKIALFSEIVPDLKDNRYRKVVKFVDLESMDMNNLEIPFEPDDYLPENGEIIFKVINDGDTDFHSFNPEKRTLRLLFTIPFPVKKFAFDRSCFYFTAEVPRSQVNDRVFSGERSPFFIEGRGPVNNSTVCLFRSEADGNDINMISTLDNCVDLVDFAFEEKRILYTVYTTGRVKPPGSDLYLYDMETGTSRNLLHDSYRIFHIEMMATDLILMAGVDLARCSRNDNPRFYRVDEKSGRVDLFCKTPDLSLEHPSVVTDSFYSDSEPFLKYGNHLYFKMVGRKGDKLYRIDSQGTWQEIVSDMQVIGSFQIVEKGILLLGLKDLNLTELFFTGPEGTKPLSGINNWISRRSLSQPVSLTCEADGVELDGFVYPPVNYEENRKYPAVLMIHGGPKMLYAPVYSHDIQLLCAEGYFVFCGNPMGSDGRGDDFARISGSFAEQPYRQLMAFTDEVLSLYPAIDKNRLGVTGGSYGGYLANYIITHTDRFKAAVTERGISDLQTAFTSSDIGPQYVGEYLGSGSDPWRNREKAIEDSPIYRADRVKTPTLFVHGKEDFRCMYTESLNMFNALNYHGVETSLSLFSGENHSLVVRGKPQSKMERYRLILQWFGRFLSGDNRESAK; from the coding sequence ATGATCGGAAAGCTTAAACAGGAAGATTTTCTACAGAACCGGGTGCTGACCAACCTCAAAACTGATGAGAACGGAAAGATCGCTTTATTCTCGGAAATCGTGCCGGACTTGAAGGATAACAGATACCGCAAAGTTGTCAAATTCGTGGACCTGGAAAGCATGGATATGAATAATCTGGAAATTCCCTTCGAGCCCGATGATTATCTTCCGGAGAATGGAGAAATCATTTTCAAGGTGATAAATGACGGGGATACGGATTTTCACTCCTTCAATCCCGAAAAAAGAACTCTCAGGCTTCTTTTCACTATCCCATTTCCCGTAAAGAAGTTCGCTTTTGACAGGTCCTGTTTTTATTTTACCGCTGAAGTTCCCCGTTCCCAGGTAAACGACAGGGTTTTTTCCGGTGAGAGAAGTCCCTTTTTCATTGAAGGGCGGGGGCCTGTAAACAACAGCACTGTCTGTCTCTTTCGCTCTGAAGCGGATGGTAATGATATCAATATGATCAGTACTCTCGATAATTGTGTCGATCTTGTTGATTTTGCTTTTGAAGAAAAGCGGATTCTTTATACGGTTTATACGACCGGGAGGGTAAAGCCTCCAGGCTCCGATCTATATCTCTATGACATGGAAACAGGGACTAGCCGCAATCTTCTCCATGATTCCTATCGGATTTTTCATATAGAAATGATGGCAACTGATCTTATCCTCATGGCCGGCGTTGATCTGGCCCGTTGCAGCAGGAACGATAATCCCCGATTTTACCGGGTGGATGAGAAAAGCGGCAGGGTTGATCTTTTTTGTAAGACACCCGACTTAAGTCTGGAACATCCTTCAGTTGTTACTGATTCCTTTTACTCCGATTCAGAGCCCTTTCTGAAATACGGAAACCACCTCTACTTCAAAATGGTAGGCCGAAAGGGCGATAAACTATACAGAATCGATTCTCAGGGAACCTGGCAGGAGATTGTCTCCGATATGCAGGTAATCGGAAGTTTTCAGATTGTGGAAAAAGGGATACTGTTGCTCGGGCTAAAAGATCTGAATCTGACGGAACTCTTTTTTACCGGCCCGGAGGGGACAAAGCCTCTTTCCGGGATCAATAACTGGATTTCCCGACGATCACTTTCTCAGCCGGTATCTCTGACTTGCGAAGCCGATGGCGTCGAGCTGGACGGGTTTGTCTATCCTCCTGTCAACTATGAAGAAAACAGAAAATATCCTGCCGTACTGATGATTCACGGCGGTCCGAAAATGCTTTATGCGCCGGTTTATTCTCACGATATCCAGTTGCTCTGTGCCGAGGGATATTTTGTTTTCTGCGGTAATCCAATGGGCAGTGATGGAAGAGGTGATGATTTTGCCCGTATCAGCGGTTCCTTTGCGGAACAGCCTTATCGACAGCTAATGGCATTTACCGATGAGGTCCTTTCCCTGTACCCGGCTATTGATAAGAATCGTCTCGGCGTTACCGGCGGATCCTATGGCGGATATTTAGCCAATTATATTATCACTCATACGGATAGATTTAAAGCCGCGGTTACAGAGCGGGGTATCAGCGATTTGCAGACGGCATTTACTTCATCGGATATCGGGCCTCAATACGTCGGAGAATATCTCGGAAGCGGCTCTGATCCGTGGCGGAACCGGGAAAAAGCCATTGAGGATTCCCCGATATACAGGGCGGACAGAGTAAAAACCCCTACGTTATTTGTTCACGGCAAAGAGGATTTCCGCTGTATGTATACTGAATCCCTCAATATGTTTAACGCTTTGAATTATCACGGCGTGGAAACCAGTCTCTCTCTTTTTTCCGGAGAAAATCACAGTCTCGTTGTCCGGGGGAAGCCACAGAGCAAGATGGAGCGGTACAGGTTGATACTCCAATGGTTCGGCCGATTCCTATCTGGAGATAACCGGGAGAGTGCGAAATGA
- a CDS encoding nitroreductase family protein, with product MNMLDAMDKRTSVRTYLDEMPGSSLMESVEKIVTKQRKGPFGNRFSFTLISVNDETREEIGKLSSYGMIKNAPLYFGGYAENEEHAIIDYGYCFEEAVLELAAIGLGTCWLGGTFSRGKVARLLTLPEGKIIPAISPIGFSGEKMSLTEKISRFVAGSKNRKPHNKILFSWNTDGQLMPEDLEKYPAPVDEVIESVRFAPSASNKQPWRIVRQGDLHHLYCDLDKNYARLFRHFKIQLLDMGIALCHFLKASEELRWRGKFSYADPHLENSDWIYILSWKKV from the coding sequence ATGAATATGTTGGATGCCATGGACAAAAGGACTTCGGTCCGAACTTATTTGGATGAAATGCCCGGTAGCTCTTTGATGGAGAGCGTAGAAAAAATTGTCACCAAGCAGCGAAAAGGGCCTTTCGGGAACCGCTTCAGTTTCACGCTTATCTCTGTTAATGATGAAACCCGGGAAGAGATCGGAAAGCTCTCATCCTATGGTATGATCAAAAACGCACCGCTCTATTTCGGAGGATATGCGGAGAACGAGGAACATGCTATCATCGACTACGGATACTGTTTTGAAGAGGCTGTTCTGGAGCTGGCTGCAATTGGACTGGGGACATGCTGGCTCGGAGGGACTTTCAGCAGGGGAAAAGTGGCCAGGCTGCTGACTTTGCCTGAAGGGAAAATCATTCCCGCCATATCGCCCATCGGCTTCAGCGGCGAAAAGATGTCATTGACCGAAAAGATCTCCCGGTTTGTAGCCGGTTCCAAAAACCGCAAGCCCCATAATAAAATTCTCTTTTCCTGGAACACAGACGGTCAGCTGATGCCGGAAGACCTGGAAAAATATCCTGCCCCGGTCGACGAAGTCATAGAGTCTGTTCGGTTTGCTCCTTCCGCCTCCAACAAACAACCCTGGAGAATCGTGCGGCAGGGAGACCTGCATCATCTCTACTGCGACTTGGATAAAAATTATGCAAGGCTGTTCCGCCACTTTAAAATACAACTGCTCGATATGGGGATTGCTCTCTGTCACTTTCTGAAGGCTTCGGAAGAGCTGCGCTGGAGAGGGAAGTTCTCTTATGCCGATCCTCATCTGGAGAACAGCGACTGGATCTATATTCTCAGCTGGAAAAAGGTCTGA
- the recQ gene encoding DNA helicase RecQ: MKKPEAALKKIFGFKKFRPYQKEIITNILEGRDVFASLPTGGGKSICYQLPALLFEGITIVMSPLVALMKDQVDGARAYGIEAYCLNSSLSPMETADVYQALEAGKAKLLYISPERFAIDGFSENLKKFNVSFVAVDEAHCVSEWGHDFRPDYLSLSRIREFFPGSVIAAFTATATLKVQEDIIGLLKMRDPFLVRASFDRKELYYRIVPKNGANRQIYEFIRKRKKQSGIVYRLSRADVEKTAAYLSEKGIKALPYHAGLASKTREKNQDLFNRDEVDVVIATIAFGMGIDKSNIRFVVHGDLPKSVEGYYQETGRAGRDGLPSECLLLYSAGDIAKIHYFIDKISDENEKVRANRNLNNISNLASINVCRRKQILEYFNESYEGNCGACDICNGEAEQVDGTVDAQKVLSAIVRSGQRFGIGQIIDIVRGADTEKIRKFGHNELKTWGVGKDKSKVWWSSIVNELLGQKHIYRDPDSFNALKLNESGGDILYGRAGFSVLMKKEKEPEKKLNFREVDFDEELFSRLRDVRALIAKENKIPPYIVFSDKTLKEMSHLKPDDRSAMLRVSGVGERKMDQYGHKFLAEIRSYLGY, translated from the coding sequence ATGAAAAAACCTGAAGCCGCCCTAAAGAAGATCTTCGGATTTAAAAAATTCAGACCCTATCAGAAAGAAATAATCACAAATATCCTGGAGGGGAGAGATGTTTTCGCTTCACTGCCCACCGGCGGGGGAAAGTCTATCTGTTATCAGCTTCCGGCTCTCCTTTTCGAAGGGATCACCATAGTCATGAGCCCTCTTGTCGCTTTGATGAAAGATCAGGTGGACGGTGCCAGAGCTTACGGTATTGAGGCATACTGTCTGAACAGCTCTCTTTCTCCGATGGAAACGGCGGATGTCTATCAGGCTCTGGAAGCGGGAAAAGCCAAACTCCTATATATCTCACCCGAACGTTTTGCCATAGACGGTTTTTCCGAGAATCTTAAGAAATTCAATGTCTCTTTTGTCGCCGTAGACGAGGCTCACTGCGTTTCCGAATGGGGGCATGACTTCAGGCCTGACTATCTGTCCCTATCGCGAATCCGGGAGTTTTTCCCCGGTTCCGTAATCGCCGCTTTTACAGCGACAGCGACCCTGAAGGTCCAGGAAGATATTATCGGACTTCTGAAAATGCGCGATCCTTTTTTGGTCCGGGCTTCTTTCGACCGGAAAGAGCTCTATTACCGGATCGTTCCGAAGAACGGGGCCAACAGGCAGATATATGAGTTTATTCGTAAAAGGAAAAAGCAATCGGGAATTGTATACAGGCTGTCCCGCGCCGATGTGGAGAAAACAGCCGCCTACCTGTCTGAAAAGGGAATCAAGGCTCTGCCTTATCATGCCGGGCTCGCATCAAAAACGAGAGAGAAAAACCAGGACCTTTTCAACCGGGATGAGGTCGATGTCGTGATTGCGACAATTGCCTTTGGCATGGGTATTGATAAAAGCAATATCCGCTTTGTTGTACACGGCGATCTTCCGAAGAGTGTCGAAGGGTATTACCAGGAAACAGGCCGGGCCGGACGGGATGGACTTCCTTCGGAGTGTCTTCTTCTTTACAGCGCCGGAGACATAGCGAAAATCCACTACTTTATCGATAAAATCAGTGATGAAAATGAAAAGGTCCGAGCCAACAGAAACCTGAATAACATCTCCAATCTGGCATCGATCAATGTCTGTCGCCGCAAGCAGATTCTCGAGTACTTCAACGAATCCTACGAGGGCAACTGCGGAGCCTGCGATATCTGCAACGGCGAGGCGGAGCAGGTCGATGGAACGGTAGATGCTCAGAAAGTCCTTTCCGCCATAGTGCGTTCGGGACAGCGCTTCGGTATCGGACAGATTATTGATATCGTCAGGGGTGCCGATACGGAAAAGATCCGCAAGTTCGGGCACAACGAGTTGAAGACCTGGGGCGTCGGAAAAGACAAAAGTAAAGTCTGGTGGAGCAGTATCGTCAATGAGTTGCTGGGGCAGAAGCATATCTACCGCGATCCGGACAGTTTTAATGCCCTCAAGCTCAATGAGTCCGGAGGGGACATTCTCTATGGGCGTGCCGGTTTCTCCGTACTTATGAAAAAGGAAAAAGAACCGGAGAAAAAACTCAATTTCCGCGAAGTGGATTTTGACGAGGAGCTCTTTTCAAGACTCCGGGATGTGAGGGCGCTTATAGCTAAAGAGAATAAAATACCGCCTTATATTGTTTTCAGCGATAAAACCCTCAAGGAAATGAGCCATTTGAAACCGGATGACCGTTCCGCCATGCTCAGGGTTTCAGGAGTGGGAGAGCGGAAGATGGATCAGTACGGGCATAAGTTTCTTGCCGAGATTCGGTCTTATCTGGGGTATTAG
- a CDS encoding GGDEF domain-containing protein: MIESHQFRFFSRIFFVLLVFALLLLSLGAFLIYNKTGGNSVLTLIDRDSIISDQTPQELGWFVYYDDLSSIVFESDEEGGGFLRYSSHDGADLYKGVGISGKLNPPLDAEINMEWRVSGEAQGFELQIEESPGGEIFTYEVPTPEAGWHTFSVPLDRFGVNSWQEENADLNGALDDVPLASIVIVTHPGFSGYIDIGYLGFSWQQSPLIFYMVIVVAMLEVLILLLQTGSGMLKQDQSGNLLPAPYLTRLLAVLSSLGYLVYALSISYRMEDSFFHLGFLALMTLIILEDLLPSGLFRNKFLEYRLAVVFLPFWFFSSLLAPQVFSIFFLIVLIPLIVSENRAGIIISVMLAFLLSFFHPHIISRNDILLQILALTASGIAGFIAYELIRQRSRKADLDRALQLYNGLLSVSSDGIFLTDEKGIVLSINRGFEKMTGLSRDQIVGKKLSGFFEEISSSDSNDNFDALIRGSEGKSLDVHVAQNPVVIDGEFKGHQGIARDVTERKALERELKEVNAHLEALVHLDGLTGVNNRRYFDSAFQTEMKRAARAGEPLSLLLIDIDFFKLYNDGYGHQAGDDCLRKVAQLLKDSLKRAGDVVARYGGEEFVVILPSTNRENSEKVAGFLINAVRAAAIPHEYSKVEKIVTISMGVASCPILENPRKDNFRSDAMCKNLIVRADEALYEAKKNGRNQYRISNLNENL; encoded by the coding sequence ATGATAGAGTCACATCAATTCAGATTTTTTTCCCGGATCTTTTTTGTTCTTCTTGTTTTTGCCCTTCTCCTTCTGAGTCTGGGAGCCTTTCTCATTTATAATAAAACCGGAGGGAATTCGGTTTTAACTCTTATTGATAGGGATTCGATAATATCGGATCAAACTCCGCAGGAGCTCGGCTGGTTTGTCTATTATGATGACCTTTCCTCTATTGTATTCGAATCAGACGAAGAAGGCGGTGGTTTTCTCCGTTATTCCAGCCATGATGGTGCGGACCTCTATAAGGGAGTCGGTATCTCCGGAAAATTAAATCCGCCTCTTGATGCGGAAATCAATATGGAATGGAGGGTCTCCGGTGAGGCTCAAGGTTTTGAGCTGCAGATTGAGGAATCTCCCGGTGGTGAAATTTTCACCTATGAAGTGCCCACTCCCGAAGCGGGATGGCATACATTTTCCGTGCCTCTGGATCGATTCGGGGTAAATTCCTGGCAGGAGGAGAACGCTGATCTGAACGGGGCACTCGACGACGTACCTCTTGCCTCTATTGTCATTGTGACTCATCCCGGGTTTTCCGGTTATATCGATATTGGCTATCTCGGTTTTTCCTGGCAACAGTCACCGCTGATTTTTTATATGGTAATAGTGGTTGCTATGCTGGAAGTTCTGATTCTTCTGCTCCAGACCGGCAGCGGGATGCTGAAACAGGATCAGTCAGGCAATTTGCTGCCCGCTCCTTATCTGACAAGGCTTCTCGCTGTTTTAAGCTCATTGGGATATCTGGTTTATGCCCTTTCCATATCCTACAGGATGGAAGATTCTTTCTTTCATCTGGGCTTTCTCGCTTTAATGACCCTTATCATACTTGAAGACCTCCTTCCATCGGGGCTGTTCAGGAATAAATTTCTGGAATACCGGTTAGCAGTTGTGTTTCTTCCATTCTGGTTTTTCTCTTCACTGCTTGCACCACAGGTGTTCAGTATCTTTTTTCTTATCGTGCTGATTCCTTTAATTGTTTCGGAAAACAGAGCGGGGATTATTATCTCGGTGATGCTGGCTTTTCTTTTGAGCTTTTTTCATCCCCATATAATATCCCGTAATGATATTCTCTTGCAGATTCTTGCGCTTACCGCATCGGGCATCGCCGGATTCATCGCTTACGAATTAATTCGGCAAAGGAGCCGTAAGGCTGATTTGGACCGGGCTCTTCAGCTGTATAACGGGTTGTTGTCTGTCAGTTCCGACGGGATATTTCTGACTGATGAGAAGGGTATAGTCTTATCGATTAACAGAGGCTTCGAGAAGATGACCGGTCTGTCCCGCGATCAGATCGTCGGAAAGAAGTTGTCCGGTTTTTTTGAAGAAATCAGCTCCAGTGATTCAAATGACAATTTTGACGCCCTTATCAGGGGAAGCGAAGGCAAATCGCTTGATGTTCATGTGGCGCAGAATCCCGTTGTCATAGATGGAGAATTTAAAGGCCATCAGGGAATAGCCCGCGATGTAACTGAAAGAAAAGCTCTTGAAAGAGAATTGAAAGAAGTGAATGCCCATCTGGAGGCGCTTGTCCATTTGGATGGGCTGACCGGAGTCAATAACAGGCGGTATTTTGATTCAGCCTTTCAGACAGAAATGAAAAGGGCTGCCAGGGCCGGTGAACCGCTCTCTTTACTGCTGATCGATATTGACTTTTTCAAGCTCTATAATGATGGTTACGGCCACCAGGCGGGGGATGACTGTTTAAGGAAAGTCGCTCAGTTGCTGAAAGACAGTTTGAAAAGGGCTGGAGATGTTGTCGCCCGTTACGGGGGAGAGGAGTTCGTTGTCATACTTCCCTCTACCAATCGGGAGAACAGCGAAAAGGTGGCCGGATTTCTCATAAATGCGGTGAGAGCCGCCGCCATTCCTCACGAATATTCCAAAGTTGAAAAAATCGTAACCATCAGTATGGGCGTAGCCAGCTGCCCGATTCTCGAAAACCCCCGAAAAGATAATTTCCGGAGCGATGCCATGTGCAAAAACCTAATAGTCCGGGCAGATGAAGCTCTGTATGAAGCGAAGAAGAACGGAAGGAATCAGTACCGGATATCCAATCTGAATGAGAATTTATAG
- a CDS encoding NUDIX hydrolase translates to MNEKLIKKILNALPGEPGIMDSSGYPRSAVLAALYEKKGEPHLIFQKRNTNIRQGGEICFPGGRYEVDRDRSMLETAVRETMEEMGVGRDKIEVLGHIDTLVASMGAVVHCFLGEMKIEDLSELNINSDEVERVFSVPLKWFMENPPEEYTVQIEIKPRYRDASGKEVILLPVEELGLPDRYREPWGHSNRKIYVWRVEGETIWGMTAQMTRHITGLLRGII, encoded by the coding sequence ATGAATGAGAAATTGATAAAAAAAATATTGAATGCCCTTCCCGGCGAACCGGGGATTATGGATAGCTCGGGGTATCCCCGATCAGCTGTTCTGGCAGCTTTATATGAAAAAAAAGGCGAACCCCATCTGATTTTTCAGAAAAGGAATACCAACATCCGCCAGGGCGGCGAGATCTGTTTCCCCGGCGGACGATACGAAGTGGATCGGGATCGCAGCATGCTTGAAACCGCTGTCCGTGAAACGATGGAAGAGATGGGTGTCGGAAGAGATAAAATTGAAGTTCTGGGACATATAGACACTCTTGTAGCATCTATGGGCGCTGTTGTTCATTGCTTTCTGGGAGAGATGAAAATCGAAGATCTTTCCGAATTGAACATAAACAGCGACGAAGTGGAGCGGGTTTTTTCCGTTCCTCTTAAATGGTTTATGGAAAACCCTCCCGAAGAGTATACAGTTCAGATTGAAATTAAGCCGCGATACCGAGACGCATCAGGAAAAGAAGTGATTCTGCTGCCGGTCGAAGAACTCGGATTGCCCGATCGCTACAGGGAGCCTTGGGGACATAGTAACAGAAAGATTTATGTATGGCGCGTAGAAGGGGAAACGATCTGGGGTATGACGGCCCAGATGACGCGGCATATAACCGGACTTTTGAGGGGAATTATTTAA
- a CDS encoding sigma-54 interaction domain-containing protein, with protein MKSIAIVTDSIIKGKRLSNLGEIVKANILDVFGSNVLVKNYFIDTLTPESMIKEDIIVIMASSRASKVRRYTSHPENIIVAKRTFSKKSIAPLYDIPEGSDVLIVNDDIETVLESISSLYHIGIKNVNLIPFISGKDYNHIKYAVSPSEPELIPENIENVFDVGHRVLDISTMLLIINTLKIDDKKTQQNLYNYYQEIFSSNEGIVQNYNSLLARTEELDQLLDLSHDGILLTDKEGKILIYNKKFKEIFDLKGKLRDQNIGEILKEIDPAIYSENDFHDDLIHFKKKIINLEKRNVIHFNKEERMYFSFQEVTHIKKLEQNLSRKLRQKGHVARYSLNDIVTTSSEMKNIVQKAKKIAQTDLTVLITGESGTGKEILAQAIHNASPRKNQPFIAVNSAAIPESLIESELFGYESGSFTGALKEGKPGLFEKAHNGTIFLDEIGDMPNHLQSKLLRVLQERQIVPVGSDRVIDIDIRVIAATHKSPTEMIESGSFRKDLFYRLNVFPLELPSLSERVQDIPPLLKRFTGNRFLFSPECIDLLKNHNWPGNIRELYNIAQYISTFEERDIVDIDSLPRYMKNQFQISKKSRDKFSRSNELLVLGEMTDPELSFAVLKAIDLLNSIGKTAGRNHIIQLMKQEDYSIGESLLRRILAQLQSLDFIIIKKGRSGCYLTEKGALHLSSQQIQVEI; from the coding sequence ATGAAGTCCATTGCCATTGTTACAGACTCAATCATCAAAGGGAAACGCCTGAGTAACCTGGGAGAGATAGTAAAGGCGAACATTCTCGATGTTTTCGGATCGAACGTTCTGGTAAAAAATTACTTCATTGACACCCTGACTCCCGAGAGCATGATTAAGGAAGATATCATCGTTATCATGGCCAGCAGCCGAGCCAGCAAAGTGCGCCGTTACACCAGTCATCCGGAAAATATTATCGTAGCGAAAAGAACCTTTTCCAAAAAGAGCATCGCCCCTCTGTATGACATTCCCGAAGGCTCTGATGTTCTTATCGTCAATGATGATATTGAAACGGTTCTGGAATCGATTTCCTCTCTCTATCACATCGGAATAAAAAACGTTAATCTCATACCCTTTATTTCCGGTAAAGATTACAATCACATAAAATATGCCGTCTCCCCTTCAGAACCGGAGCTGATCCCCGAAAATATTGAGAACGTATTCGATGTGGGACACCGCGTGCTTGATATTTCGACCATGCTCCTCATCATCAACACCCTGAAAATTGATGACAAAAAGACTCAGCAGAATCTCTACAACTACTATCAGGAAATTTTCAGTTCCAATGAAGGAATCGTCCAGAATTACAACAGCCTGCTGGCCAGAACAGAAGAGCTGGATCAGCTCCTGGACCTATCCCACGACGGCATTCTGCTTACAGACAAAGAGGGAAAAATCCTGATATACAACAAGAAATTCAAGGAGATTTTCGACCTCAAAGGCAAGCTGAGAGACCAGAATATCGGAGAGATTCTCAAAGAAATCGACCCGGCAATATACTCGGAAAATGATTTTCACGACGACCTGATTCACTTTAAAAAGAAAATTATCAACCTGGAAAAAAGAAACGTCATCCATTTCAATAAAGAGGAGAGGATGTATTTCAGTTTTCAGGAAGTGACCCATATAAAAAAGCTGGAGCAGAACCTCAGCCGGAAGCTCCGGCAGAAAGGGCATGTGGCGCGTTACAGCTTGAATGATATTGTTACGACTTCTTCAGAAATGAAAAACATCGTTCAGAAGGCTAAAAAAATTGCCCAGACCGATCTGACTGTATTGATTACCGGCGAAAGCGGGACAGGAAAGGAGATTCTGGCCCAGGCCATCCACAATGCCTCCCCCCGGAAAAATCAACCCTTCATCGCTGTTAACAGCGCCGCTATTCCGGAAAGCCTGATCGAAAGTGAGCTCTTCGGTTACGAAAGCGGCTCATTCACCGGAGCCCTGAAAGAGGGAAAGCCGGGCCTTTTCGAAAAAGCCCATAACGGAACGATTTTTCTCGATGAAATAGGGGATATGCCCAACCATCTCCAGTCAAAGCTCCTCAGAGTTCTACAGGAACGGCAGATCGTTCCCGTCGGTTCGGACAGAGTCATCGATATCGATATACGGGTTATAGCCGCCACTCATAAAAGTCCCACGGAGATGATAGAAAGCGGAAGTTTCAGAAAAGATCTCTTCTACCGCCTCAACGTATTTCCTCTTGAGCTCCCTTCTCTGAGTGAGAGGGTTCAGGACATACCTCCTTTACTCAAGCGGTTCACGGGAAACAGATTCCTCTTCAGCCCCGAGTGCATCGATCTATTAAAAAACCACAACTGGCCGGGGAATATCCGGGAGCTCTACAATATCGCCCAGTACATTTCCACCTTCGAAGAAAGAGATATTGTGGATATCGATTCCCTTCCCCGGTATATGAAAAATCAGTTCCAGATCTCAAAAAAAAGCCGGGACAAGTTCTCAAGATCCAATGAACTTCTGGTTCTCGGGGAGATGACTGATCCCGAGTTGTCATTTGCCGTTTTGAAAGCTATTGATTTGCTCAATTCCATCGGAAAAACAGCGGGAAGAAACCATATCATTCAATTGATGAAACAAGAGGATTACAGTATTGGAGAAAGTCTGCTCCGGAGAATTCTGGCACAGCTTCAAAGCCTGGATTTTATTATCATAAAAAAAGGGAGAAGCGGTTGCTATCTTACGGAAAAAGGAGCTCTCCATCTATCTTCACAACAAATACAGGTTGAAATATAG
- a CDS encoding ATP-binding protein — translation MDKHIDRKINQAILRYKMIEPGDKIALAVSGGKDSLTMAYFLALKANSDYHINFDIHAVHIRTDFDNSVDKSGFEQFLKDEGIPLTVIDVPVLKRLKPGRKMNCYWCSSQRRMELMKFASQSGCNKIALGHHMDDILETFFMNMAYKGEMSTMLPVLKFDNYDQTLIRPLALVKEKEIIRFAEEKGISRITCTCNFDTQSKRKEMRSVINFMAEKDESIRDNLFKAMNNPVPRYMINQE, via the coding sequence GTGGATAAACATATTGACCGGAAAATCAATCAGGCCATACTCCGGTATAAAATGATTGAACCGGGAGATAAAATCGCCCTGGCTGTATCGGGGGGTAAGGATTCCCTGACCATGGCGTACTTCCTGGCTTTGAAGGCTAACTCGGACTACCATATCAATTTTGATATTCACGCCGTCCATATCCGTACCGATTTTGACAACTCTGTTGATAAAAGCGGCTTTGAGCAGTTCCTGAAAGATGAGGGGATCCCTTTGACAGTCATCGATGTTCCGGTTTTAAAACGGCTCAAACCGGGAAGGAAGATGAACTGCTACTGGTGTTCTTCCCAGCGGCGCATGGAGCTTATGAAGTTTGCGTCGCAGTCCGGCTGTAACAAGATTGCACTGGGACACCATATGGATGACATTCTGGAGACTTTCTTTATGAATATGGCCTATAAAGGGGAAATGTCCACCATGCTGCCGGTCCTGAAGTTCGATAATTACGATCAGACTTTAATCCGCCCCCTCGCTCTGGTGAAAGAGAAAGAAATTATCCGTTTTGCCGAAGAGAAAGGAATCAGCCGGATAACCTGCACCTGTAATTTCGATACCCAATCGAAAAGGAAGGAGATGCGTTCCGTCATCAATTTCATGGCGGAGAAAGACGAATCGATCAGGGACAACCTCTTCAAGGCCATGAATAATCCCGTACCTCGATATATGATCAATCAGGAATGA
- the trhA gene encoding PAQR family membrane homeostasis protein TrhA encodes MSRFSDWLENRITLQNYANPKEETANAATHLAGALLSLIGMFLLVRAGLASGNKGATAGYIIFTLSMLLLYSASGFYHLVKPSNLKRVLRILDHSNIYFLIAGTYTPILIAVGTKLSYAFIAVVWGIAFLGVAFTLIFWSRLKPLHVVLYIAMGWLIVFIWEPVTAVIPPQLMKWIIAGGVTYTVGTGFYSIKKLPFNHAIWHLFVLGGSICFFLGIYWYIPGL; translated from the coding sequence ATGAGCCGTTTCAGCGACTGGTTGGAAAACCGCATCACTTTACAGAACTATGCCAATCCGAAAGAGGAGACGGCCAACGCCGCCACCCATCTGGCGGGAGCTCTTTTGTCTCTCATCGGAATGTTTCTGCTTGTCCGTGCCGGTCTGGCTTCGGGCAATAAGGGGGCAACGGCGGGATATATAATTTTTACCCTTTCCATGCTTCTGCTCTATTCCGCTTCGGGGTTTTATCATCTCGTCAAACCGTCAAATCTCAAAAGGGTTCTCCGGATTCTTGATCATTCCAATATTTACTTTCTCATAGCCGGAACCTATACGCCGATTCTCATCGCTGTCGGGACGAAGCTCAGTTACGCTTTTATCGCTGTCGTCTGGGGAATTGCCTTTCTGGGAGTTGCCTTCACTTTGATTTTCTGGAGCAGGCTCAAGCCTCTCCATGTTGTTCTCTACATTGCAATGGGCTGGCTGATCGTCTTTATCTGGGAGCCGGTGACGGCTGTCATCCCTCCGCAGCTGATGAAATGGATTATCGCCGGGGGTGTCACTTACACGGTCGGAACGGGATTTTACTCTATAAAAAAACTCCCGTTCAACCACGCTATCTGGCATCTTTTCGTACTGGGCGGAAGTATCTGTTTCTTTCTGGGAATCTACTGGTATATTCCGGGGCTTTAA